A DNA window from Drosophila pseudoobscura strain MV-25-SWS-2005 chromosome 2, UCI_Dpse_MV25, whole genome shotgun sequence contains the following coding sequences:
- the Taf1 gene encoding transcription initiation factor TFIID subunit 1 isoform X1 has protein sequence MDTASDNSDDEGSIGNGGGDFGMDLTGILFGNIDSDGRLLADDERGQGFDAELRENLGSLAKMGLNSLLHEVIDTKDAEASSSDDEGEKQHAASDASTTAGLSVFDALKASGKKGENEDGTVTAQDDAIDYSDITELSEDCPRTPPEQVSYDDDLEDAIPASKVETKPTKDDKELMPPPSTPLGRVAGASGPEEAVAKIPGPDGGAASASSETKASGDPKDDRKLDTPLADILPSKYQNVDVRKLFPDFRPNKVLRFSRLFGPGKPTSMPQIWRHVRRRRRKRNQSRDQKMSNTGGSDSPSDTEEPRHRGFSLFYASEPTPAACMSDDEEKLLSDLNRVDVRQEGPENGENSDQKPKVADWRFGPAQIWYDMLEVPESGDGFNYGFKMKSTANQSKDTVIPEDSAVGGSRPEAVGSGGDSEKAPLAEDAFLMVSQMHWEDDVVWDGNDIKAKVLQKLNSKTNAAGWLPSSGSRTAGAFSQPGKSSMPVGSSGGSKQGSSAASKKAQQNVQNKPTEVPDDTWYSLFPVENEELIYQKWEDEIIWDAQQMTKVPKPKVLTLDPNDENIILGIPDDIDPSKINKSIGPPPKIKIPHPHVKKSKILLGKAGVINVLAEDAPPPPPKSPDRDPFNISNDTYYAPKTEPSTLRMKVGGGNLIQHSTPVVELRAPFVPTHMGPMKLRSFHRPPLKKYSHGPLAQETHQNVYSLLKHIVKKAKQREVERIASGGGDVFFMRNPEDLSGKDGDIVLAEFCEEHPPLMNQVGMCSKIKNYYKRKAEKDSGPQDYVYGEVAFAHTSPFLGILHPGQCIQALENNMYRAPIYPHKMAPNDFLIIRTRNNYWIRAVTAIFTVGQECPLYEVPGPNSKRANNFTRDFLQVFIYRLFWKSRDQPRRIRMDDIKRAFPAHSESSIRKRLKQCADFKRTGMDSNWWVIKPEFRLPSEEEIRAMVSPEQCCAYFSMIAAEQRLKDAGYGEKFLFAPQEDDDEEAQLKLDDEVKVAPWNTTRAYIQAMRGKCLLQLSGPADPTGCGEGFSYVRVPNKPTQTKEEQESQPKRSVTGTDADLRRLPLQRAKELLRKFKVPEEEIKKLSRWEVIDVVRTLSTEKAKAGEEGMDKFSRGNRFSIAEHQERYKEECQRIFDLQNRVLASSEILSTDEAESSASEESDLEELGKNLENMLSNKKTSTQLSLEREEQERQELLRQLDEEHGDGASRAKAKDDASQQPLANQNQGRILKITRTFKGMDGKEYTRVETVRRQPVIDAYIKIRTTKDEQFIKQFATLDEQQKEEMKREKRRIQEQLRRIKRNQERERLAQLAQNQKLQPGGMPTSLGDPKSSGGHAHKERDHGYKEVSPSRKKFKLKPDLKLKCGACGQVGHMRTNKACPLYTGMQSSLSQSNPSLADDLDEQSERETNMDDDDLVNVDGTKVTLSSKVLRRHGEENKRRSGMGLSLKMSRDGKKKRRLGNDLHCDYLQRHNKTANRRRTDPVVVLSSILELILNELRTMPDVSPFLFPVNSKKVPDYYQVVTKPMDLQTMREYIRQRRYTSRQMFLEDLKQIVDNSALYNGAHSAYTVAAQRMFESCYGLFQQREEKLMRVEKAINPLLGDDDQVALSYIFEKLHAQVKLLNEAWPFLKPVNKKNVRDYYQVIKRPMDLECMQKIIDGHGYHSREEYMADIDLMHANSLQYNGPDHRFTRNSTTIRAYARTQLEELAATCIPLEENIAKTRELAMENAPELDEAWGNDDYDLPRGSRGSSPGDEYIDVEGNVGATTAASIHRSMGSDGHMSHHATPARKAPRPAVGEVKRGRGRPRKRHNTIEEVKAQNPVKRGRGRPRKGSLTSNKSQAQAYFLDEDLNFSTDEEDDEEEDFQEVSEDENNAANILDQGERIQAPADGMDYIDPKNIKTEIDIEEQQLAEEPCGEDDSQQAAEAMVQLSGLGFYAQQQQDESMDVDPNYDPSDFLAMHKPRQNLGEPTTARGAFSDFMANVQDDNGQYNPPEASTSAAAAAASAAGAHEDESGALQMPPASTLNNGMGIEEDLDVSDSDEEDDGRRRIKHEVFDDTETDMHQSQASHHSHHSQPYHVDASNEPVIDYQQQQQQQQPMGFTSSQQAMGFSGAQQAMNFAGSQQPMDFTGAQQQMEFTGSQQQQQQMEYPVVQQPMDFATAQQPMDYPAAQQSMDFPVPQPGLEHQPQPQQQLVQGDNDYAWTF, from the exons ATGGACACTGCATCCGACAATAGCGACGATGAGGGGTCCATTGGCAATGGTGGGGGCGATTTTGGCATGGATCTAACCGGTATTCTCTTCGGTAACATTGACTCCGATGGCAGGCTGCTGGCGGACGACGAGAGGGGGCAGGGCTTTGATGCGGAGCTGCGTGAAAATCTTGGATCCCTGGCGAA GATGGGGCTGAATTCGTTGCTGCACGAGGTGATTGACACCAAAGATGCTGAAGCATCCTCCTCCGACGATGAGGGCGAGAAGCAGCACGCCGCTTCGGATGCCAGCACCACAGCTGGCTTGAGTGTCTTCGATGCATTGAAGGCTAGCGggaaaaaaggggaaaacGAGGATGGCACCGTCACAGCTCAGGACGATGCCATCGATTACTCAGACATAACCGAACTCTCCGAAGATTGTCCACGCACGCCGCCAGAGCAGGTGTCATACGATGACGACCTAGAGGATGCCATACCGGCGTCCAAGGTTGAGACAAAGCCAA CCAAGGATGACAAGGAACTGATGCCGCCACCAAGTACTCCTCTGGGGCGGGTAGCTGGTGCCAGCGGGCCTGAAGAGGCCGTAGCCAAAATACCTGGCCCCGATGGCGGCGCTGCATCAGCCAGTAGTGAGACCAAGGCCAGTGGGGACCCCAAGG ACGACCGCAAACTGGACACACCCTTGGCCGATATCCTGCCCTCCAAATACCAGAATGTGGATGTCCGGAAACTCTTTCCCGACTTTCGGCCAAATAAAGTCCTACGATTTTCACGCCTCTTCGGTCCGGGGAAGCCAACAAGCATGCCCCAGATCTGGCGGCATGTCCGCAGGCGTCGAAGAAAGCGGAACCAGTCGAGAGATCAAAAg ATGTCGAACACGGGTGGCTCCGACTCCCCGAGTGACACCGAAGAGCCACGCCATCGCGGCTTCAGTTTGTTCTACGCCAGCGAGCCCACGCCCGCTGCTTGCATGTCCGATGATGAGGAGAAGCTGCTCAGCGACCTCAACCGCGTGGATGTGCGACAGGAGGGGCCCGAGAATGGTGAGAATAGCGATCAGAAGCCCAAGGTAGCGGACTGGCGCTTCGGACCGGCACAGATCTGGTACGATATGCTCGAGGTGCCCGAATCGGGCGATGGCTTCAACTACGGCTTCAAGATGAAGTCCACGGCTAACCAGTCGAAGGACACTGTCATCCCCGAAGACTCGGCCGTCGGAGGCAGCAGGCCAGAGGCAGTGGGCAGTGGCGGTGATAGCGAGAAGGCCCCCCTAGCGGAAGATGCCTTTCTGATGGTCTCCCAAATGCACTGGGAGGACGATGTCGTCTGGGATGGCAACGACATTAAGGCCAAGGTGCTGCAAAAGCTAAACTCTAAGACGAATGCTGCCGGATGGTTGCCTTCCAGCGGTTCCCGCACTGCAGGCGCCTTCAGTCAGCCGGGGAAGTCGTCGATGCCCGTGGGTAGCAGTGGCGGCTCCAAGCAAGGCTCCTCGGCAGCCAGCAAGAAGGCCCAACAGAA TGTGCAGAACAAACCCACCGAAGTGCCCGACGATACGTGGTACAGTTTGTTTCCCGTGGAGAACGAGGAGTTGATCTACCAAAAGTGGGAGGATGAGATCATTTGGGATGCCCAGCAGATGACCAAGGTGCCCAAACCGAAGGTTCTCACGCTGGATCCCAACGATGAGAACATCATATTGGGCATACCCGACGACATTGATCCCTCGAAGATCAACAAGAGCATTGGGCCGCCGCCAAAGATCAAGATACCGCATCCGCATGTCAAGAAGTCTAAGATTCTGCTGGGCAAGGCGGGCGTTATCAATGTACTGGCAGAGGAtgcaccaccgccaccgccgaaGAGTCCTGATCGGGATCCCTTCAACATATCGAATGACAC TTACTACGCACCCAAGACGGAGCCATCGACCCTACGTATGAAAGTGGGTGGCGGGAATCTTATCCAGCACTCGACGCCAGTGGTGGAGCTTCGGGCTCCCTTTGTGCCCACGCATATGGGTCCAATGAAGCTGCGCTCCTTCCATCGGCCGCCCCTGAAGAAGTACTCGCATGGGCCGCTGGCCCAGGAGACGCACCAAAATGTCTACTCCCTGCTGAAGCACATCGTGAAGAAGGCCAAGCAGCGTGAGGTCGAACGGATAGCCTCCGGCGGTGGTGATGTCTTCTTTATGCGCAATCCCGAGGATCTCAGTGGCAAGGATGGGGACATTGTCCTCGCCGAGTTCTGTGAAGAGCATCCGCCGCTGATGAACCAAGTCGGGATGTGCTCCAAGATCAAAAACTACTACAAACGGAAAGCGGAAAAGGATAGCGGACCGCAGGATTATGTTTATGGTGAGGTGGCCTTTGCCCACACCAGTCCCTTCCTCGGGATCCTCCATCCGGGGCAGTGCATCCAGGCGCTGGAGAATAACATGTACCGTGCACCCATCTACCCGCACAAGATGGCCCCAAATGATTTCCTCATCATTCGCACCAGAAACAACTACTGGATACGGGCTGTCACGGCCATTTTCACCGTGGGGCAGGAGTGTCCCCTGTACGAGGTGCCGGGACCAAATTCGAAGCGAGCCAACAACTTTACGCGTGACTTCTTGCAG GTTTTTATCTATCGCCTATTTTGGAAGAGTCGCGACCAGCCCCGGCGCATCCGCATGGACGACATCAAGCGCGCCTTTCCCGCGCATTCGGAGAGCAGCATTCGAAAGCGTTTGAAGCAGTGCGCGGACTTCAAGCGCACAGGCATGGACTCCAATTGGTGGGTGATCAAGCCTGAGTTTCGGCTGCCCTCCGAGGAGGAGATTCGGGCCATGGTCTCCCCGGAGCAATGTTGCGCCTACTTCAGCATGATTGCTGCCGAGCAGCGTCTAAAG GATGCCGGCTATGGGGAGAAATTCCTGTTTGCCCCTCAAgaggatgacgatgaggaGGCCCAACTGAAGCTGGACGATGAGGTGAAAGTTGCACCCTGGAACACCACGCGTGCCTACATCCAGGCCATGCGTGGCAAgtgcctgctgcagctgagcGGCCCCGCCGATCCCACGGGTTGCGGTGAGGGCTTCTCGTATGTGCGAGTACCCAACAAGCCAACA CAAACGAAAGAGGAACAAGAATCGCAGCCAAAGCGTTCGGTGACGGGCACCGATGCGGATCTGCGTCGCCTGCCGCTGCAAAGGGCCAAGGAGCTGCTGCGCAAGTTCAAGGTGCCCGAGGAAGAGATCAAGAAGCTCTCCCGCTGGGAGGTCATCGATGTGGTGCGCACTTTGTCCACGGAGAAGGCCAAGGCCGGCGAGGAAGGCATGGACAAGTTCTCGCGTGGCAATCGCTTCTCCATCGCCGAGCACCAGGAGCGATACAAGGAAGAGTGTCAGCGCATCTTTGATCTGCAGAATCGCGTTTTAGCCAGCTCTGAGATACTGTCTACCGATGAAGCCGAGTCTTCCGCCTCCGAAGAGTCGGATCTGGAGGAGTTGGGCAAGAATCTGGAGAACATGCTGTCCAACAAAAAGACTTCGACGCAGCTTTCGCTAGAgcgggaggagcaggagagacAGGAGCTGCTGCGACAGCTGGACGAGGAGCATGGGGATGGGGCCAGCAGGGCCAAGGCCAAGGACGATGCCTCGCAGCAGCCACTGGCCAATCAGAATCAGGGCCGCATTCTCAAGATCACGCGCACGTTCAAGGGCATGGATGGCAAGGAGTACACCCGCGTGGAGACGGTCCGCCGGCAGCCCGTGATTGATGCGTACATCAAGATCCGCACCACGAAGGACGAGCAGTTCATCAAGCAATTCGCGACGCTGGacgagcagcagaaggaggaaaTGAAGCGCGAGAAGCGGCGCATCCAGGAGCAGCTGCGTCGCATCAAGCGCAACCAGGAGCGGGAGCGCCTCGCACAGCTGGCCCAAAACCAGAAGCTGCAGCCCGGCGGCATGCCCACCTCGCTGGGCGATCCCAAGAGCTCGGGCGGTCATGCGCACAAGGAGCGCGATCATGGCTACAAGGAGGTCAGTCCCTCGCGCAAGAAGTTCAAGCTGAAGCCAGACCTCAAGCTTAAGTGTGGCGCCTGCGGCCAGGTGGGGCACATGCGCACCAACAAGGCCTGTCCGCTGTATACGGGCATGCAGAGCAGCCTCTCCCAGTCGAACCCCTCGCTGGCCGACGACCTGGACGAGCAGAGCGAGCGGGAAACCAACATGGACGATGACGATCTGGTGAATGTGGACGGCACTAAGGTGACGCTCAGCAGCAAGGTGCTGCGGCGTCATGGCGAGGAGAACAAGCGGCGCAGCGGCATGGGCCTGAGCCTCAAGATGTCACGCGATGGCAAGAAGAAGCGACGCCTGGGCAATGACCTCCACTGCGACTACCTGCAGCGGCACAACAAGACCGCCAATCGACGGCGCACCGACCCGGTGGTGGTGCTTTCCTCTATACTGGAACTGATCCTCAACGAGCTACGCACGATGCCGGATGTGTCGCCGTTTTTGTTTCCCGTGAACTCGAAGAAAGTGCCGGACTACTACCAGGTCGTCACGAAGCCCATGGATCTGCAGACAATGCGGGAGTACATCAGGCAGCGTCGCTACACCAGTCGCCAGATGTTCCTCGAGGATCTCAAGCAGATTGTTGACAATTCGGCCCTGTATAATGGCGCCCATAGCGCCTACACCGTGGCCGCTCAGCGCATGTTCGAGAGCTGCTACGGGCTGTTCCAGCAGCGCGAGGAGAAGCTGATGCGCGTGGAGAAGGCCATCAATCCGCTGTTGGGCGATGACGATCAGGTGGCCCTGTCGTATATCTTTGAAAAGCTGCACGCTCAGGTGAAGCTCTTGAACGAGGCTTGGCCCTTCCTGAAGCCCGTCAACAAGAAGAATGTGAGGGACTACTACCAAGTGATCAAGCGACCCATGGATCTGGAATGCATGCAAAAGATCATCGATG GACATGGCTATCACAGTCGGGAGGAGTACATGGCAGACATAGATCTGATGCACGCCAACTCTTTGCAGTACAATGGACCTGACCATCGCTTCACCAGGAACTCCACTACCATACGGGCGTACGCACGAACCCAGCTGGAAGAG TTGGCGGCCACTTGCATCCCGCTCGAGGAGAACATTGCCAAGACCCGAGAGCTGGCCATGGAGAATGCACCCGAACTGGATGAGGCCTGGGGCAATGATGATTACGATTTGCCGCGAGGCAGTCGGGGCAGTTCGCCCGGCGATGAGTATATCGATGTGGAGGGAAATGTGGGCGCCACCACAGCTGCCTCCATACACCGCAGCATGGGCTCCGATGGCCATATGTCGCATCATGCGACGCCAGCCCGAAAGGCGCCACGTCCGGCCGTGGGCGAGGTGAAACGTGGTCGGGGCAGGCCACGCAAGAGGCACAATACCATCGAGGAGG tcaAAGCCCAGAATCCGGTTAAGCGTGGTCGGGGTCGTCCGAGGAAGGGTAGCCTAACATCAAACAAGAGTCAGGCGCAAGCTTACTTCCTGGATGAAG ACCTGAATTTCTCCAccgacgaggaggatgatgagGAAGAGGACTTCCAGGAGGTGTCAGAGGATGAGAACAATGCAGCCAACATACTGGATCAGGGCGAACGTATACAGGCCCCTGCAGATGGCATGGACTACATTGATCCGAAGAACATTAAGACGGAGATCGACATCGAGGAGCAGCAACTGGCAG AGGAGCCGTGCGGCGAGGATGACAGCCAGCAGGCGGCTGAAGCAATGGTGCAGTTGAGTGGCCTTGGGTTCTACGCTCAACAGCAGCAAG ATGAGTCCATGGATGTGGATCCCAACTACGATCCCTCCGATTTCCTGGCTATGCACAAGCCGCGCCAGAATCTGGGAGAGCCCACCACCGCCCGGGGCGCCTTCTCGGACTTCATGGCCAACGTCCAGGACGACAATGGACAGTACAATCCACCGGAGGCCAGCACaagtgccgctgccgccgccgcttcCGCTGCAGGCGCACACGAAGATGAGTCTGGGGCCCTTCAAATGCCACCGGCCAGCACGCTCAACAACGGCATGGGCATTGAGGAAGATCTGGACGTGTCGGACAGTgacgaggaggacgatggTCGAAGGCGCATCAAGCACGAAGTGTTTGACGACACCGAAACTGATATGCACCAGTCGCAGGCCTCGCATCACTCCCATCACTCGCAGCCCTACCATGTGGACGCCTCAAACGAGCCCGTGATCGActaccagcaacagcagcagcagcagcagccaatgGGCTTCACGAGTTCCCAACAGGCAATGGGCTTTTCGGGGGCCCAGCAGGCGATGAACTTTGCGGGCTCTCAGCAACCAATGGACTTTACGGGCGCTCAGCAGCAAATGGAATTTACGggctcccagcagcagcagcagcagatggaaTATCCGGTGGTCCAGCAGCCAATGGATTTTGCAACCGCCCAGCAACCAATGGACTATCCTGCTGCCCAACAGTCAATGGACTTTCCAGTCCCCCAGCCGGGACTAGAGcatcagccacagccacaacagcaactaGTGCAGGGGGATAATGATTATGCCTGGACATTCTAG